agtgtgtctgtgctgagtgagggttctccagggtggcataatacatgctgcagcccttagggaccttccctggcatcagggcccttggtaccagaggtaccagttacaagtgacttatctggaggccagggtgtgccaattgtggaatcaatggtacattttaggtgaaagaacactggtgctggggcctggttagcagggtcccagcacacttctcagtcaagtcagcatcagtatcaggcaaaaagtggggggtaactgcaacagggagccatttctttacagtgactTTGCTAGGAGACTTGGGACAGTGAATAATGATTGCATCCTGGCACTGTCTCTGCGGGTTTAGGTATGTCTAGATTGTGCTGATCGCTGTCACAGAGAACTTCATGTGAGGTGGATAGTAAATGTCAAGTGGCTGCAGAGATGAATGATGGAGAGAATACTAAAAGGCATCATCTAGGGATTGCGTGGAGGGATGGGATGGCAGAGTGAACGCTTGTGGATCGGTCATGAGGGCTGGTCAGTGGACAGTGATTTTGGGTGGCATTGCACCTGGTGCATGAGTGAGGTGGACAGCGGCTGCTGAAAGCATcgcagggtggtggtgggggcattTAGGCTATATCATGTGTTTTTGGTGAATACCAAATGACTGCATTTGGGGCTGGATAGTGAATTCTGTTGGGTATCCGCCGGCGACTGCATGTGTAAGTAGGAAGGACACTGAACAGTGATGGGTGTTGAGGGTCTGCATGTGGGGTCATGGTGTGTCCAGTGGATGCTTAAGAGAAGAGTGGAGGCTGCATGTGCAGAATGTGTGTAGTCCAGCTCATTTGAATGATGTTTGGACTACTGCATGTTGGGTGAACAGTGTAAGATGTTGGGCTGCAGCAAGGCGCCTGCACATGGGACACAGAAGGAAGAGCAAATGATAGATGACAGGGATGAAGGACTGCAGGTGGGCTTATGAGTGTAGAGTTGAGAGCAGCGGGGAGTGATTGCTGATGGGTGGCTGTGTGGGGTCAAGTGGTGGGGCGATGGATGTCTGTGAAGTGAAAACTAATTCCTAATGGCAGTCGGTGAGGCTTTTCGGGGGGTGTTGAGATGGCAGACAGTGACGGCAGAAGGGCTTTGCTTGAGGGCTACATGTTCGCTGGGCAAGGGAATGATGATATACATGCATAGTTTATTAAATATTTAGTTTATTTAGGTAAATGTGTATGAAACTTGCAAATAAATTATAAAAGTTTTTGCAAAAAACTAATAAGTAACATTGCTCATAAATTAATcacttttatcatttttttaaagctgcctCAAAGCCATAGAAGTGGCTTAAAATTCCATGCAAGGAACTAAGCTCATAGGATGAGCACCAAGTTATTCACCAGTGTTTTAAAACGTAATGTTTCATTGTGATTCACAACACTGTACCTTAGTGGGTTGATGAGTTAAAGCCATGCACAACAATGGGCGTTAGTGGATCGATGAGTTAAAGCCATGCCCAACAATGGGCGTTAGTGGATCGATGAGTTAAAGCCATGCCCAACAATGGGCGTTAGTGGGTCGATGAGTTAAAGCCATGCCCAACAATGGGCGTTAGTGGATCGATGAGTTAAAGCCATGCCCAACAATGGGCGTTAGTGGATCGATGAGTTAAAGCCATGCCCAACAATGGGCGTTAGTGGGTCGATACTGTCTTACAATGCTCTCCGCTCTTTGTTTGCTTCCATTTAGGGGAGATTCCGTCCATGTCTTGGGTTTTGACACCTCAGAGGAGGACTTTCGAGCTGGTTTCACCCCTGGCATCTCTTCCCGGTGAGTTTGACCTTATGGACTTGTAGAAAGCCCCTCGGTTTCATGGGATCACACAGGTCCCTTTCCGTTTGTGAGAACAATGTTGAGTGATCCTAGACTATACAGACATGGCCTAGAGGATATGCCCTGCCTCGAGGTCTGTTAATCCATCCTGCTCTGCGTCCCTGATGTCTCCCCGCCCCTTTCTCTACCTCTCGCTCCACTTTCcaatgtctctcccctcccagttACTACACAAAGGGTTTGTTCAGTAGCTGCTTAACAAGGGTTTGCGTATtagttttatttcagcttttaggtgcttccttcttcagacagcgcTCACAAGACCATGTTTTCTTTAATTCTGTAGTGTTGTTTTTTCCTAATTGTTTTCTATCTGGGAATATTGTTTGGCTGGGCTGCTCAAAGGGTACTCAGAGTACTTCCTTCCCCTCAAGGTATTGAGCATTCAGTTAATGGTTGATGGTTCCATTTACTCCTTCAGACTGTTAGGATACATATCTGGAGACCTGGAGTGAGTGGTGCAATAGAAATACTGCAGGGCGTGCTCAAAAGGGATTCTGTGTCTGGGAAGCTGTAGTATGAGGCTGTGAGGGGAAAAGATTGCTTCAGATCCTTCCCGCCCCTGTGCTTGGAGCACTCTATGCCGTCCGGTTTCTTTGACCTTTTCTGCCTTCCCCCTAGTTTGACCTTCCATGATGGCTTCCACGACCCCCTGGACTGGAACGGGAAAGCAGACTTGACTGCGGAGTCCTTCAGCTCCCAACAGGTCCTGGCCCGCGTTCTCGGCGCCCCGTCAGCCGGGGGACCGGTATCCGTGATCGTGGACTCCCTCAGCTGGGTTCTCCTCCACAGCCCGGCGACCCTTGTTGTGCAGGCGTTGCATCAGCTGCAGAGAGCAGCCGGAGGTGCAGGTGTGTGACTTGTGATTGCGTTCGCCATCCTTAGAGAGGTGTCCCCCAACTGATAGTCAGCACCGGGGTACAGGCGGCCCTGCGTCACGTCGAAGACTAGTGTACATGATTTAAATTGGCTTCGCGTCTCAGTCGGACCTGTGGTTCTAGAACGACATCAAAATATTTATTGCTGTGATCCACTTGAGCATTACTATTTGGTACAACTTTCCCGCTAACACGGCTTGCTTTGCCATAGGAGCGAGTTGCTCATTTATGGGCTGCGGGTGTTGGTTCTGTTACTGGTGAGGCTTTTCATTTATGTCTACTTGAAATGGGCTGTCCGGTGCTCCTACATTAGTAGGATTATTTAAACTCCAAACCACTACAATTAGTTATTCTATTTCGACCTGCACAGGCTTTGATTAGCTTGCAGCATTATGAATTCTTCAATAAACGAGCATCTATTTGTGCAAATGCTCAAGTGTTTTATTTCTGTGTGCTTAGATACTTCATCATCAGTGTAATGTCTCACATATTGAATCAGTTTATACATGTcccaagaaaacaagcatttaacTTCTGATTTGCCTTCCATCAGGTTCCAAAATCAGACACATCATTAGCCTCGTTCACCGAGACCTTCATGAGCCTGGGACTGTGTCTAGCGCGTGCCACGTGGCCAGCACCGTGGTGACAGTGATGCCGGTtccccccagcaccagcccagcatccGATGGTGAAGCCCTGGCAACTGTACGGCATCGTAAGAAAACAGGAAAGGTTATCAAAAAGGTAATAGATTAATTGAGGAATTGGGAGTGAGGACACATATACTCTGGGTGAGTCCAGTGTATGTCCTGGAAGGCCTGATCCATGTACGGTTTTTGGAATAAACTCTTAAGTAATATGATTTCCCTTTATATGCACTGTATTCTAATTTATTTTATGAGGGTAGTGTGGCGGTCTGGCATGAATCTGGCCCTGCTGGACATGTCTTCTGTAAGGCTCAGTTTGAGGGTGTGAGTAAAGTGACATCCCCTGGGAACGGTGAGTTAAGCACTTCTCTCACAGTGACCCCTCGCTGCCAGGAAGAGAAGTGCACTTGGAGCACCAAAGCCACTGACTAGAAGCGGCTTGGCTTCTCCTACAGTGACACCTGCTGGCTGGGGCCAGGACTGCTCCTGGACATGTGAAACAACCCTTAGTATTTGATATAAGGGAGCAAGCAGTTTGTGTGGATTCATTGCACGGGCATTTGAGGGAGACTAAGGGTCCTGCGAATACTGAGACAGATGGTGCATTCACGTTTTTTTTCATTCTCTTTCTTCCAGGATCTCTCATTCGCCGTGTTAGAGGGTTTCACCCTGAAAACCGAGCACCCGTCGACACCCAAACTAGCGGTGGCAGAGGACACAGACCCCAGGGTATGACACTAAGTGCACCGTGAAGGCGAGTCAGTGCAAGAGGAGAGAGCAAGGGTGTGGGTGTCACAGGACATCGGGGGCTGCCAGTGCCAGGGGGGTTGGTACTGGAGTACAGTGTATTGCTTTTAGAGTTGGACGAGTTCCCAGGGCGGGATTAGCACCGAGGTGGATTACCGCTTCAGTTTTTGCTGTGTGCCcgaggtgggggtgggagggtcggggggAGGTACAGGAGTGTATTGCCTCTAGAGTTGTGGCTCAGCTTCAGGGATGGTGTTGGGACAGGAGGGGAGTGAATTATCTCTAGGATTGTGGCTGAGCTTGAGGGATGAGATTGGCATATAAGTAGAGGGATTTACCTCTAGAGTCGTGGATAAATTGTGGGGAATGGGATATGCACAGGTCTTTGGAATCTGTCACCTCTGGGTGATTGTGCTGAAGGGATTGGTGCAGGGATCTAGAACATCCGCCCTTAAAGGATTGTAACAGGGATACATAACCTGCCACCATCAACACAGCACGAAGATCAAAATTGGTACAGAGTTACAGAGCCCCCTTCACCTAAGGTGATTGGTACACGGATGCACAGCATGTCACCTTTGTTTGGACAGGCTCAGGAAATGTTCACGGGGATGCTGAAAACGTAGCCTCTAGCCATGGAGAGGGCACAGCGTCTTGGCCCTGGAATACATAGCATATGGGCCTGGATCAGGCCCATATGCTATGTATGCTATGGGCCTGGATCAGGCGGAGCAGATTGGCCCATGACTAGTGTTCCGTATGTCTCGGACAGGAAATGCTCATGAGATTGGCCCAACTTTGGTGGTAGATGGGTTCAGGATTTTAGCCCAGGAATGCAGCCTGTCTTCCCTATGGCTGCATGGGCTTGGCGGTGAAGGGTGGAGTGAATTTGTAGAAACATGCCAAGGCTTTTAACTCTTGTGTATAGCCTGTCACCGCTAGGGATGCATGGGATGAGGGCATTAGCACAGGGATGTAGAACATGGCATCATCAGGGCAGTATGAGTTTAGGGGATTGGCACTGAGCTGCAGAACCTCTCCCTGTATTCTTTGATAGGCTCGGGATTGCTCAGATCATGTCACCCCCAAGGCTGCGTGGGCTCAGAGATATATAGGATCTCAGTTCTAGAGCTGCATGAGCTTGTGTCTGGCCCAGGGATATGGAGCCTTCCAAATCTAGTACGGTTTTAGCTCTGGGACTGGCCATGAGATGCAGATACTGGCCTTTCTAGGGCTACAAGGGCCTCCATTAAGCAAACACAGCCTTTCATCTCTGACTGGATTGGTTTAGGATTACAGATCCAACCAGCTCTGAGTGAGTGGTCTAATGACTGGTACAGAAAGAAAGCTGCAGGGCTGGAATGACCCACAGCCTTTGACCTGTAGGCTTGATAGAGATCACTCCATGTGCTCAGAGATGCAGAGCCTGGTGCCTGTAGGGCAGCACAGATCCGGGGGATTGGTACAGACACACACTTGTTAGCTGTAGGACTGTGTGGTCTCAGAGGCAAGGCCTGTTACCCCTGTGGTTGGATGAGCTTAGAAAGAAAGCGCTTGTAATTTCCAGAGCCTCATAGGATTACCTCTGGTTCGGCTAGCACGGAGGCTTTCCCCTCTATGTGTGCTGTGCGGACGTGACTTGAATTAGGCTGCTGGTTCCTTTCTGACGTTGAGCTGCTTCAGAGAGAGGTGGAGGGGCATGTTTAGAAGAGCCTGGCTATATGTCAAGCATCAGGCTGTGGCCTGCAGCCCTCCATCTCTCTGCATTCCTCCATCGCAGCACTTCATGATCTCCCTTCTGGTACCCAAACATCTCTTCCTTTCTCTCACAGGTGGACCCAACTGCCAACCTGACTTTTAACCTCAGCTTGTCAGACTCGGAGCGCCAGGCCAAGGAAAGCCTGTCACTGCCCTACCTCTTCAGCGCAGAGAAGTAAGTGTGACTGTCTGCCTCTGGCCCTGCTTCCCTCGCCCTGTACATCTCCCCAACACCCACTACTAGTCACAGAATGTGAGGCAAGAATACCTCTTCTGTATTCTGCGCCTTCCCTGCTCTTCAAAAGTTTCACATAAAGGCCTCCCAAGTAGTTCAACATGTTAACCTTCTTGCAACAGAACTGAAATGTGTGCACAATCGTCTCTTTTTCTCCTCTGATGCTCCCTTGATGTGGCACGGGCAGACCAAAAAGCTCTGCTAAAGCAGGTGGGAAGCCTGAGCTCGTTTGTGGGAGGGCTGGTACCTAGGTactgcaaaaacacacacacacacaccgcccccAGCTCTCAGCTTTGCTATCACACACTTTAgagatagcactggtgcacaagcaggccatttatttttccattagcagctttcctctctcctgcctgaagcccacccctctcccaccctgtgcccACACCCCACTGCTGACCCTTTTGAAAGCCAATACATTGCACTCTTCCAAGAATTACTCATGAGAGCACAGCTCTCTTCATCACACATGCAGCCAGGTAAATGCCATATCCAACCATAccccaacacacaagagcagcaggtCCCTCAGCGCATCCTGCCCTGGCAGATGCCGCAGTCCCCCGCCACCCTTCATTTTATACAGCACCATTACTTAGCAACATGTGTCCAACTTACACACTTCTGCATTTGGAATGAAACTTAAATGCACTAACATTTCATACTGGAACTAGATTCGATCTGGTATAGTTTTTATGAGATTATTTAGAATAATAATGcctagcctgcactgatggcaagTGCGTTAGTATCAATTTGCACTAATTCccgaaattgctgcttattctgttTTACTGATCTAACTCTCTCGAATGCATTCTTTGTTGATTAGAGTATTGGTACTTTAGGTAGTATTGTTGGTTTTGAGAATGGAAGGCTCTGATGTCTTAAGTGCATTAGCTTCAACCTGCACTAGCTCCTTAAACTGCTGCTTATTCTATTTTATTGAATATTTTGGTAGAATGTGTGCATTGTTGGTTTTCGACAATCCTGCCTCGGGTAGTACTGTTGGTTTTAAGAATTTTAAGAATAGAAGACTAATAAGTGACTCAATGTTTGCAAAAATGTTACTATGTTTTGCTGTTGTTGTATGCATTGTTGCCAAGAGTGTTGTAATTGTTCTGTTAATACACATTGTGATGATTTTTAGTAATCAAACAATACATTATTGACTTGGAGCCGTTATGCCTATTTACAGCTTCAGTCCACCCTTGAAAAGTGGGCCAGTTGCCTCCCACTGTTTTCACACTTCTTGGGCCACCCCTGCTTTGATAGGCACCTGGCTCTGCCCATTGGCACCAGTCTAAATCTGATACCCAAACTTCGGCACCCGCAGAGGATGTGAAAGAATGTGCCGTCTTGCCCACATCTCCCAGGCAGAGTCTCCCCACCCTATCTTCTGAAGTGGCACCTTGGAATAGTACGATCTGTTTAGTATTTTTAGTTGTACCAATCTGAAACGAGAACAAACTGCTATCTCTTTCAGGCTTTTTAGGGATTTTGTCCAATTGTCATCGTCCAGAGCTCCCAGATCTCCCTCAGAGGCCTGTCTCAATGCAAATGATGAACTGCGCACAAGGAGAGAGGACAACTGGGGGCAAAGGGTTGTACCAACCACGTTACAATCTACCAGAGCAAACACAGGACACAAGTCTGCTTGACTAGACCTCCGCCCCCTTGTTGGGATCTTTACCTTGTGGCCTGGAACAATTATTGTAGCCACCACATTACAGTACCTTGCTCCAAGGATACACAGCCATTAGAGGAATACAACGCAACCCCTGTTGGGCGTGCTACGGAAGGTCCACCCAAACCGAACTTGCATCACGCCAACATTGGCTGACACGGGCTCCATATAAAGGATGCAAGACCCAAATCACCAATTTGAGACAAACCACAACACATGGGTTAGattgaaaaattaagaaaaaaaaaccttgaaaaacACTTGTGTAAGCGTAGCCCCCGCCTTCAAAACGTCCCACCCACACAAAGTGTGATTCAGTAAAGCATTTCCTTGAGTTGGAAACCTCTGCTGGATGCATAGCAGTCAGTGACTGAGGTCAGTCTAAGGCACTAAACGGCCACATGATTGGCCGGTGCTGTGCCATGCACGCCTCCAGTAACATAACCAAGAGGACCTGATGGGTCTGAAAAGTAGAGATctttgtgcaaggttggatccatATCTTCTCACTGGCAAACAAAAGACAGTCCAGGGTCTCACAGACTCCTCAGTATGCGGAAATGCGAGGCCGCTGCGTTTCCAGAGAATGGTCAAACAGTTGAGTGTTCTAGCGACAGTCACATAACCCCTGAATGCCTTCAAAAGGGGCTAAAAGCTTTATGGGGTTGATCTCACTAGCGATGAACCTGGCACTATAATTTTGTCAAAAGCTAAAGACCATATGGAGGTAAGAGTACATATGCACTGAATTTACGACAAACAGCTGCAACCAAAACAATAATGCTCATATCACCGGCTGGCAAACAGTTATTACATATTGAATACTGCACAATAATTGCATACTAATAACAGAAGTATGCATGCATTAGACACAGTAGCTGCAGAGATGTCATGTAATTTCAAATCTGTGAATATTATGATACTGGAGAGCATTAGCTAAATGAGCTCATCAGCAAAACAGCTATCAGTATTTATTGAGCTCCATTTGGCAAAGCCATTCAGTTCATCATTGATAGAGTCCAAGAGactaagggtcatatgtacgaaagctttttcccatagacacagaattggtacatctggccctaagttacgtggaactgtggactgggcattaCTGATGATTTCTGAACTGATGCCCCCGGACATGTCTGAGTTTAGGCCTAATAGAGCACTTACATTCAGTTCCACAGGAGGCTCCATAACAACCGTGCCTATCTGAGTAAAGTCACAGAGTGAGTAGCGTTAATGACTTTAGATGCTAAAACAGAATTTCATTCACGTGAGTCGATTTTTATGTTCCTAGTAGTGGAAAATGTGGGATTTGGGCCACATCTGAAATGGATCAAGCTTCTGTACAACTC
This portion of the Pleurodeles waltl isolate 20211129_DDA chromosome 12, aPleWal1.hap1.20221129, whole genome shotgun sequence genome encodes:
- the ELP5 gene encoding elongator complex protein 5, producing the protein MREGGSDGCVRAEVSQSAVDMVLQELLREGTGVLLILDDSECSGHSLLKSCAVVAVERGDSVHVLGFDTSEEDFRAGFTPGISSRLTFHDGFHDPLDWNGKADLTAESFSSQQVLARVLGAPSAGGPVSVIVDSLSWVLLHSPATLVVQALHQLQRAAGGAGSKIRHIISLVHRDLHEPGTVSSACHVASTVVTVMPVPPSTSPASDGEALATVRHRKKTGKVIKKDLSFAVLEGFTLKTEHPSTPKLAVAEDTDPRVDPTANLTFNLSLSDSERQAKESLSLPYLFSAEKKSSLLQSRASGGKIYYEPEAVDDMDDEDPDDDLDV